The genomic segment AATAAAGGCTGCGAGTGCAGCTGGATGTCcgtatagaatagaatagaatagaataaacctttattatcccacgaatgagaaatttaggtgttacagagctcttgcacaaaacgtaatatagaacaataggagcaggtagatacacaaagatataaatacaaatgtacaaaagttttggaaataaataaagatgtacagagatatgtacaaaatgtacagagatatgtacacaagtgcgggggtggggtggggtgtgaatgatcctggttacagcatgtgatatgtcagttaaacatatatgagtaaaaaatactcacgctaaactgttataatgtctATCAGGGACGCTCTCGCTTTTTATAACACGCGCAATGTTGGTGAGATGGTAGCTTTTGCGGAATTTGAGAGCAAGTTTGCAGGGGCCACCTTGGGAGGCGAGAGAGGAGGTAATGCAATGGGGTGAGTCTGAATGAGCTAATTTGCTTTCCTGAGTAGGCTGGTGAGTCAGCCTGCCCCCTCCCTGAGACAGATGTGGATAATGAATATGGGGAATAATGCACCCCCTACCCCCCTTTGATGCCTGTTTTAAGTTTTCCATAGAATTAGGCCCACATATATACAAGCCCATGTCAGAGCCCTTTTTACAAACGAGGCCTGATCGCCAGTAGTCTGTTTGCAGTTTCTGTTCCTTAACATCTATGGTGGAGCTTTCTTTTCCGGAGGCGAAACACTTTCAGCTCCATTTTCCCACGTTCGAGTGACCGGCCCCGATTTGCTGAGCCTGTGTGTCTCCATCACCTGGCAGGAATGAACAACCGGGAGGTGTTGGAGCAGGTGGAGCGCGGCTACAGGATGGCCTGTCCGCAGGACTGCCCCATCTCCCTGCACGAGCTCATGTTGCAGTGCTGGAAGAAGGACCCCGAGGAGCGGCCCACCTTCGAGTACCTGCAGGCCTTCCTGGAGGACTATTTCACCGCCACTGAGCCTCAATATCAGCCCGGAGACAACCTGTAGGGGGTGCTCTCCCGGGCCGCGATGGACCGCACAGCCCCGGCCTGGGCTGAGGTGGGGGAGAGGTGGACCTGCCAAGGCGTGGGACACTTTCAGGAGTTCCATCGACTATTTCCGAGCTCCTTTGCCCCCGGATGGGTACAGGCCAATGCGAGAAAGGGACTCAACAAATTCAGTTTCACGGTGTCTGAGAAGCTGATTttcacagggggggggggggcttggtttCTAGGGTGGCTGGCATGTGATTTGATGGGCAATTGCCTGTGCGTAGTGTAAATACAAAGCTACTTGACCACTTATACTTTTGTTTttcgtttgtttttcttaattttttatatatatgtgtatatatattgctACAGGCTTTATTTTCATCTGGGACAATAAATAACAGGAATAATGAAGGTAACGACTCTTTTTAAACCAATTAACCTGCTGAGGTTTTCAGACCTGGGCATTAATTCAAACCCGCTTTCTCGTTCATAGGACTGGCTCTTATTTTCGGTTTCACTTTTTCTTGGGTAGCATAATGCCCACAATATGTGAAGAGAGAGAAAACGCCCTTCTCTCCAAAGCAAGAAAGTGGCCCCGCGTTACATGCTCATTCGCTGCGTCCTCTGATAAGCAGGAGATTCAGCCAAGTGTGACAAAGTTCTCCCTCATTTTCCAGCTTTTGTTAGAAGTAGCTTTTGTTGTTGACCTGTCATTGTAAAAAGGCCGTTTCTTCCAAGGTGATAGACGTTAGACTGGTGAGAGTGTGTCAGGGTTATTTGTAATTGCAGCTTGAAATGCAGGAAGTCTGCATGTGAGCGGCTCTCTGCCACTCAGACGGGCTGTGTATGCATCTAGACGTCAGCTCTGGGTGCCGTTAAAACTGGAATTATGGAAGAGGTGTGTATATGGGATTgacttgcagtttatttaagcaggaaaaaatatttttttaacttgTGTACAGCGTTCGATTCACGGCCGTTCCAGTGGATCCTGTGTCTTCATTTGTGTTACATGAAGAATCGCTTTGTAACAGCCCGCAGAATCTGCCGTTGCTCCATACGTACCACTCACTCTAGTCCTGCAGCACGCCACCCACGCCTCTCCTGACCGCTTTGTCAGGCCTCTTTAATTGTTTTGTAAATCAATAATGCATTCTTAGTGTGTGTGTAAtcacagatgtgtgtgtgcgaACTGTTCTGGATCGACTGATCAGTGAGCATATGGTTGGTTCCAAAGGTTAGAGTTTAGACTTGAGCTTAAGTTGGACACAGTAGTAGATCAGGGAACATTGCAGTCTGTCAAACAGCTtcatctttttttattattatttcacattttgtttttaatataacTGTCCATGGCttttatttctcattattcCTCCATGTTCAATTTCTAACATTATTTTTTGTGAAATAAGTAATTTGCCATTTAAAAATGAGGATAATAAACATTTTACACTCTTTTCAATTTAGTGGTCTGTTTTTGGAATATAGCCTGCTTTGTTGCCGTGGGTGGTTGCCATGGACACCGTGTGTAGATTGTATCCTGTCCGTTATTGATCTGCATATGTCCTGTTTGCAAGGTGAAGATCCTCACTGTCCCAGAATGCAGCTTTTACTCAATTGTACGAAAGTAGCCGAGTGCAGCAGGAGGGTGTGCTGAAGTAAGGAGGTGACCAGAAGTTCCTGCTGATCCTCAGCGTTGTGCGCAGGAGTTCATACTCCTCTTTGTTGTGGTCCCCCTTGACCTAGAACCTGGTCTTCACATGTGACTCTCTGACCAATCTGTCTGGGTGACAGGTGACCTCCCCCTCCTAGCTTAACATTTATGAGCAACTTCGTAATGTTGGTGACAAAATGCGGTAAAGGTTAAGCGGTTTTTTGCCCCCTTTATTCCCCAAAAGACCCTCCCCTACAAGGTACCATGTATAAATGATGTGAGTGAATTTGCATGTACAGAGTGACGACAtggagcctgaagcagaggTGGAGCAGGACACTAGACCTTCTGACGGCTATAAATTCAGTTGCTTTCTAATCGCAGCCTAATGGAACTGCCTTTTCTTCCCATACCTCCCCatgcaggggcgctgtaaaggggggtaaacgatgacgattctcggggcccatgactgagagggggcccagagaagcccccaataaactgtgttggggggccctgtcaagattcttttcatggggcccaaaatccttagcagcgcccctgtccccatgatcataaattgctGACACTGCATTCAAATGACCGACCAAGGACCCTGGCATATCTTTACTACTTTTCCTTACACCAGGTTTGAGTGTCAGCGgtattggagcaggagctacacaaagACTGCTAACAAAGAAAGAGCCGAATAAGTCTCTCGAAAGGCCGGAAGTGCAGTGGCCCGTGTAAAGAGGAATTGGGCTGTAACAGGAATTAATAGGACAGACAGGTCTTGAGGTGTTTCTTGAAGCTGGAGAGAATCTGATGCATGTGACGAGGACAGAAACTCTGGGACAAGAGCTGTGTATCCAGCGTTTACGTACAactaactttgacaggctgcaGCAACCATCTATGCCCAGTAGAGGGAGGAGTTGGTTTCACGATGTGGCTCTTTTACCATCTATTATAATAAGCATGTTTCCGTGAAAGCTGTTCCAGAAACACTGCTAAGGGTTTGCTGTAACATCCGAGTCTAGTCTACCAATGTAATGCACTTAAgtgtaaatgctttttttttttttttttttgcacaggcAAATAATCGCGTGGCATCTGGTCCACGATAAATACGCCATCACGCGTAAAACGCATCGCATTACACGGATCAATTGCTGGCCATACGACGAGGTGAGGTGCCGCTTTTCCTGCCATGTGCCGCCGCTGTTGGCGTGACTGCGCGGACTCTGCCTGCCGCCTTATTGATTGGAGCCAGGTCCTGCCGGCGTTTTTAATGATCCTCTCCCTCATCCTACCTCTGTCTCTTGGCACCTTCGGCTCGAACTGATGCTCTTCACGTCTGTCAGAGTGGCGTAAGTTTTTTCCCATTCATTACTACTCAGTAAATAAATTATCGGTTTATTTTACCTTAATAATTGTAGTCATGGATTAAGGAAGATGCTTTGATATAAAGTCAATTTTATAATCTGGCTGCCTTGGAATCTCTGCTAGCAGATTGGGGACCGCATTGCTGTCGTCATCCCTGACAGGATTCGCATCCTAAATTCATGCGGAGGACGGAGTGAATGCTCCCCCACTATTCCCATTATACCTCGTTTAATCTGTCCTGTAAATAAGAACATACTGCTTTTACTCTCCCCCAAAGACGCGCGTGTAAAGCTGCGTCcgaacctccatccatccacgctCGCCAGAATGAGCGGCTAGGAACCTTCGCAAAGGCACACAGTTCCTGGGCGTAGCTGTAGTGTGGATTTGAAGTGATTTTATTCATCTTGTTGCTAATGGGCCCCATGACCGAACCAGCATAAGCCTTGGATTCGTTTTTTCATATGCAAATTTTAATGAAGTTACAAAAAGCACCATAAGATTTATTTCCAATACAACAATGAAGTGTTTACATTAATATTTGCTCTGTGTTGGGTAAGACTAACACAATAAAGCATTTGGTCAATGCACTTTTAAATGTCATCAGTTGTGCTTGTTTCATAGTCCAATTTTCATGAAGACTGATATAATTGGTAATCGTCCAATTTAAAATCTAAAATATTTACTAGGTTAGGAAAGTCCTGGCAAGTGATTATGGTCCATTGTATGTATCTAAAGCAATTCAAAGGTCAGAATATTGTTGCTGAAATGAGAACATTTATTCTGGGGAAAAGTGGTTCCCAAAGTAGTCTGATTTGACTAGATTTTAACTTTCAAGTTATCCATGTAAGCAAAATACAAACCGCTGAAATGCAACAAAAACAGTCGTATAATCCTGACAGAGTTGTGTAGTCGATGCAGCAATTCAAAGGAAAATAGAAACCTGCATTAGTTCAAGGAAAATTACACGTAAGCTGTGTGATGCAATAACAGACATTTATCTTTtattgtagtgactgtttgctgGTACCTCTTATCTTAAACCTATACCGCTATCATATCTCGGACGGTAATGGTTTTATTGTAAACATTAGCATGTGAGCTGCTATTGGTGTGCAGCACTGAGAGATGGATGTCTTCATCACCATTCAGAAAGCCTACTACCCCCTCCTGTGTACTTTGGGAATTCCAGGTTTGAACCCGTCTTTTTTTCTCGCTAAAGATCCCATATAAAAATAGTGTAGATAATGACAGTCATTATTCAACTGCTATGTATCTACTACATTCACCTTCCATATCTCTGAAATTCAATGGTAAATTACACGCATATGAATATGGCCACAGGCTTAATGGTAAACGTGAGAGTGGCTATGATTACAATGCCGATATAGTGCCGTACAAAGACtcagggctttttttttttgctattagAATTGTGTTTGTCTTCAACAGCCAACCTCTTCACTTTCTACATGGTCTGTTTCCGTAAATGTGGGATGTCGGTGACAGCTGTCATTTACATGGGCTCCCTCACCATAATGGATACCTTATATGTcctctgggtgatccttttagACCTCACCCTGACCTTCCTGCAGCAGAAGCCTTTTTGGCACTCGCACCCCTGGTGCAGCATCCTGACCTTCCTGCAGTTCGGCTCACTCTACAGCTCCTCCTGGATCGTGGTGGCCTTCACCATTGAGCGCTACTTGGTGCTGAGCTCCACCTATGCCAGTAGGTGGCGCCAGAGTCGCGCCACAGCTGTGCTCACCTGTATGACCATTGTCCTGCTTTCCCACCTGGCTTCCATTCCCATGTGCTGGATCAACGCTGTTGTGAGCATCAACATCACTATGCCAGACGGGGTAAACATCTCCAGCCCCCGGTGCCTCTACATGGAGGGTCCCTACTCCACGACAGTGGTCTGGGTCACCACCTTCCTCTCCAGTGGGCTGCCCATCGTTCTCGTCGTTCTCTTCAATTCGCTCATCGTCAGCCACGTGGTGCAGGCCCACCGCCTCTTCACGAAGGAGGAGCTTCGAGCCATGAAGGTTTCCGGGAGAAATTCCGCAGGTGGAGTTCAGAGGAGCGTCTTGCTCCTGGGAACAGTGTCCGCAGCGTTTGTGGCATTTAGCGTGCCCCGATTCGTCACCTACTGTCTCCTCCGCACAGTGTACAACCGCGAGGACTTCAATCGCGATGATTATGGGCTGCCCATCAACGTGGCCAGCGACCTGGCCAACATGCTGCAAAACCTCAGTTCCACCACCAACTTCGTTCTCTACTGCGTGGTCAGCAGGCAGTTCCGCCAGGAGGTGGCGCACCTGCTTAGCTGTGGTGCCCGGATCAGGCAGGTGGGTTCCGTTTTCACACAGAGCACCATGAAGGTCTTCTCTGTGGCGGACCACAGGACCCCCACGAGCAGAGATCCTGTAAACGTTGTTCTCACTAAACTCCCAAAGCTGACTGAGTTTGGCTGATGTGCTACTGGAGGATAATGTATCTCTAGCTCTTAGAAAAAGGATCTAATCTAGTTGCCTAGATGTACTGAAGATGAATAATGGATGTCTATAAGTTTCACTGTATGCGCCGGTCCATTCGTATTTGTCGTATGGGTCTTTAATAAAAATACTACTGATAAGTCACCGTACAGACGCAAACTAAAAGGTTCAGAACTTGGAGCTTTGGTTGACCATAAAATGATCGAATCTTCTGTAAAATGTCTGTCTCGTTTTCCTGGTTCCTTGTAAGTGCTTAGGCTCTACCTGTAAAGTAAATGCAGGAAGCCACTTCATTTCCACTCAGGTTACAACACGGCAGTGTGAGGCTCTATGTACCTGTACCAATGGCAATGAAAGTATCTTTATTAGGGACTGACATCTTTTGTAAAGCTTAAAGGATTGATTTTAATAAATTGTTACCGAATTCTGGAACCCAGGCTACTGTgcaattattctttttttttggttgtttaCCTTGGATCTTAGATCTCTCAGTTCTCAGTATCCACAGCTCATAGAAATAGTTGGACGCTTTGCTGAGTTCATTTGCGCATTTGATCTTGAAGCAGACATGTTCCATCTGGACACCTCAGGTCTGCTCTTTCCACTGTTACCATGACAGCAAACACTTAGAACACTTAGTGATGTAGTGGATCTGTGTAGGAGCAGCTGAACGATCATTATGGCGAAGCAGCATTTTGCTTTGATGATAACAGGCTCCTGCTTGCAGTCCCAGGCTACACGTGGCcagtgcagccccccccccccccccccccccccccgatggggAGTATGAGGTTCAGCAGTTAGCAGGTTAAGCATCTGAGTCTGTTTCTGGAAGATTgcaagttcaaatcccatggctggaAGAATGATCGTGTCACTGATCAGCCCTCGAAGACAGCCTTTGACCCGCCCTGCTGCAGACCTCGAACCCCCAGCCACCATGTCCATCTGGCCCAGTTCACACTGGTATTAACATGTGTCCTGGGTGCTCCCATCTCTAGCGGGCAGCGTTAAGTACATCCATGGTCACCTGGATGGCATTTACATGCGTCTCCACATGCATCTCGACCAGCCATTTGTAAACAGATCTCTCTTTCCAAACAGTCACCACAGAATGCTTTACAGAGATTTAGCTTCATAGATCGCCGTGCATAAATGGTTGCACACATTAAGATATATTCATGAGCACAGCAGCAGTAAGTTTAACTATGCCAAGTCTGACCTGCGTTTTGATGTCTGTGCAGTGACATTAGCTGTAATGTCATATTTTCTACTACTGATTACAATTCTTGCTTTAGATCTTTGCTGCATTTGCGTCAACACCAAAATTTCTAATAGCCTTTTGCGAGGCTGGGGGCTCTGATCCTCAATTGTATAGATTCGAGAGCTGGATAGCTAGGTTAGATAATCACAGAGAGTGAGGGATGAAACTACCTGTACGCAAGTGTTTCTGGATCGGTCAGAGCTCGAGGTTTATCATTTATACATCGGTCATTAAACATTCGGCCAGAAGATGGCGCGATTTCGTTGCTGGCACTCCGACTACTTTCTTCGCTGAATTTATGATCACGTTCGGTCCTTCATGGCTGATTATTACTGCCATGAAGTATCATTGGCTGTTTGTATCATTGGCTAGTGTTTTTTATGTGTGTGACATTCTCCAGATCTCTCTAATGAGTCGTGTTGATGGGTGCATGGCTGAAATAATAAGATTATATAGCGAGCAAGTAGCCTGATCCTTCGCAGACAACAACCAGATTTGTTTGAATGATGTATGTCTACTAGGCGAAATGGAAATCTCACAGCAGTACGATAAAAATCGCGTTTCTTTATCTCTATTAGCGCTTACGATAGAAAAGCATCACAGTAATCATAACGGCAAACAAATAATGAATGAAAGTGTAACATTGTTCTGCTTTTCACGTGATAGACAGGAAGACGTGTCGAAGAACTGTACATCCCCCCCAGCAACAAACCCGCTAAACCTCTAAACTGACATGTAATAAGTCACAAAGTTCATTCAGTAATACTGTCAAAAGCAATTCTTAAAAATATTGACTTCATTAACTTTAACTAAAACATCCACGATAAGATAGATTTTGCGTATCGCATGATAGGCTTTGTAAAATGACAGCCGTATGTAAGTGTGTGCTTATCACAGCGATCCATCTGGTAACTTGCAACATGCAACATCATTTCTGTGGTTTCCTTCTTCCATGGTTTTGCCGCAGTGGTCCTACACGTACCTGCATACATCTCGACCTTATCATATGCAGCCAAAACCCAGGTTTGACAGACAAGGGGAAGAGAAGGCTTTcagttttgtgtttttcttttctgcTGAAATGGAAGCTGTCACCTTCTCAGAGTGATACCACAGTCATGCCACAAAAAGTTGTACTGAGCTTTCTGCGGGACAGGAGCGTAGAGTAATGCCAGCGGTTAGTTCTGTGTATCTATATGTCAAACATAGAAATCGGTCAGCATTTATGGACCTTTTTGCACAGCGGAACAAAAGCCCACTGTGACCATGCATAGTCTACTCCTACCTGACTGATTAAACTTGTGGTATGTATTTGCTTTCCCCAGGAGTAAAGGCTGAGCCTACTGAAAACTGCAAACTGGTAGTAAACCCAGCCGTTGAGCTTTGCCAGGAGAAAGCTCCTTATCTCCCACAGCTCCAAAGTGCAGTGGAGCCCTGCAGGGGCGCGGCCCACTTGTTTGGGAGAGTACTAATCAGCCGGGCCCACCTCTCGCTCCCCGTCTACCTCGGGCTAACCCCCTTCAAGGTCAGCTCACATCGTCGTCTGCCAGGCCTCCCCCCTCGACCCGGACTAAATACAAATTAACCGTTTTTCATCATCAGGAAGTCATTAAATGCACCGTTCTCGCAGCGAACCTGGCGTCTTGTGACAGGAAAGAAAAGCCCCTTCACCATGTGACCTGCACTGCTGCAATGTTTCGCATTAAATCTGTGATGTTGTGCCAGAGAAATTCTGATTCTTCTATAAACCTA from the Brienomyrus brachyistius isolate T26 chromosome 19, BBRACH_0.4, whole genome shotgun sequence genome contains:
- the LOC125714673 gene encoding probable G-protein coupled receptor 139, coding for MDVFITIQKAYYPLLCTLGIPANLFTFYMVCFRKCGMSVTAVIYMGSLTIMDTLYVLWVILLDLTLTFLQQKPFWHSHPWCSILTFLQFGSLYSSSWIVVAFTIERYLVLSSTYASRWRQSRATAVLTCMTIVLLSHLASIPMCWINAVVSINITMPDGVNISSPRCLYMEGPYSTTVVWVTTFLSSGLPIVLVVLFNSLIVSHVVQAHRLFTKEELRAMKVSGRNSAGGVQRSVLLLGTVSAAFVAFSVPRFVTYCLLRTVYNREDFNRDDYGLPINVASDLANMLQNLSSTTNFVLYCVVSRQFRQEVAHLLSCGARIRQVGSVFTQSTMKVFSVADHRTPTSRDPVNVVLTKLPKLTEFG